A region of Etheostoma cragini isolate CJK2018 chromosome 24, CSU_Ecrag_1.0, whole genome shotgun sequence DNA encodes the following proteins:
- the pnpla4 gene encoding patatin-like phospholipase domain-containing protein 4 translates to MTVLNLSFAACGFLGIYQLGAVGAFLRHGDRLLGSLGACAGASAGALVAAVMITAPNKLENCKEFTYRFADSVRRQPFGGATPGYDFLLTLREGIEEILPSEAHRLAAGRLHVSVTNSRSGHNQILSRFSSREELIQALLASSFVPFYAGLHPVELRGQKWMDGGFSDSLPILPLGRTITVSPFAGLQDVCPVHRGRSNTQLKLANMNIMLSVENLKRLNRALFPPSSAGMQALCEEGFKDAVGFLKREDWMSS, encoded by the exons ATGACGGTCCTGAACTTGTCCTTTGCTGCGTGTGGTTTTTTGGGGATCTACCAGCTGGGAGCAGTGGGAGCTTTCCTCCGCCACGGAGACCGGCTGCTGGGATCCCTCGGGGCCTGCGCCGGGGCATCGGCCGGCGCCCTGGTGGCTGCAGTGATGATCACGGCGCCCAACAAGTTAGAG AATTGTAAAGAGTTCACGTACCGGTTTGCTGACAGCGTGAGACGGCAGCCGTTTGGAGGCGCCACGCCGGGATACGACTTCCTGCTCACACTACG GGAGGGGATAGAAGAGATCCTGCCCAGCGAGGCTCACCGTCTGGCCGCCGGCCGCCTCCACGTCTCCGTCACTAACTCCAGAAGTGGCCACAACCAGATCCTGTCCCGGTTCTCCTCCAGGGAGGAACTCATACAG GCTCTGCTGGCCAGCAGCTTTGTGCCGTTCTACGCAGGACTCCACCCGGTGGAGTTACGGGGACAG aaatggatggatggagggttCTCCGACAGCCTGCCTATCCTGCCGCTGGGCCGGACCATCACTGTGTCTCCGTTTGCCGGACTGCAGGACGTGTGTCCCGTCCACAGGGGGCGCTCCAACACTCAACTCAAACTGGCCAACATGAACATAATG CTCTCCGTGGAAAACCTGAAACGTCTGAACCGGGCTCTGTTCCCCCCGTCCAGCGCCGGCATGCAGGCGTTGTGTGAAGAAGGTTTCAAAGACGCGGTGGGCTTCCTGAAGAGAGAGGACTGGATGAGCTCATAA